In the genome of Candidatus Latescibacterota bacterium, one region contains:
- a CDS encoding HD domain-containing protein, with translation MSKTRFERIETGSADIAAFRISGKLGFHENEKIEHLVKECVRREFGQVIFDFTELSSLGGGVAKILRAFVVSQNEQGRPVRFVITNDIVLDFLRDDDTDVEVYQSYEEAVGTPLNVVPSEDADDDDIPVAPIVDENDEDDLLEKTEEVLETLSVEEKDRAEDNPEIAPGVILMSYDGQFEDDDKKVDHSEDVEEKVEEKAAVHEEKSISAEEVVSVEETAEQKVRAGNNGIISEIFSGKQKDKVDETPGETGAKKDESSEVDKKNDNVDINIKLKRRLLELKTLLSISADFNAIRDKKNLLDIFLLTSIAQGGVESAVFFEKVESSYVPMLMKGVNENQLQPFSMPPDMERKIAGIHDVIGLDTGSFDEVTIDMLKDASIEYFCPFRINEGIAGLIFLGRRISGRGMKKEDFEFMKILINVATGAYQNALMLEREHERTLGIVKTLISLIEENTMLTGTSEFVSRYVGMVAKNMDYPEEHFKDLVYGTVLRDMGMIKVSDLIVRSPRELTREEWNIINKHPEDGAEMLRRMKFEDHVVNIVLSHHERFNGEGYPRGLRGKEIPLGSRIISVVESYSAMINERPNRPALSSKEALDTLRENYGLRYDREVVRQFARIIEKEMARSVRPGVTVS, from the coding sequence ATGTCAAAGACCAGATTCGAGAGAATTGAAACCGGCAGCGCTGACATCGCGGCATTCCGCATCAGCGGCAAACTGGGGTTTCATGAAAATGAAAAGATCGAGCATCTTGTCAAGGAATGTGTCCGGAGAGAATTCGGGCAGGTAATCTTTGATTTTACGGAATTGTCTTCCCTGGGTGGGGGAGTGGCGAAGATCCTGCGGGCCTTCGTCGTTTCCCAGAATGAGCAGGGAAGACCGGTAAGATTCGTTATAACCAACGATATCGTACTTGATTTCCTCAGGGATGATGATACCGATGTTGAAGTCTATCAATCATATGAGGAGGCAGTAGGGACGCCGTTGAATGTCGTTCCATCGGAAGATGCTGATGATGACGATATTCCAGTCGCACCGATTGTCGACGAAAATGATGAGGATGATCTTCTGGAGAAGACTGAGGAAGTTCTCGAGACCCTTTCTGTCGAGGAAAAGGACCGGGCCGAAGACAATCCAGAGATTGCTCCCGGTGTGATTCTGATGTCGTATGACGGTCAGTTTGAGGATGATGACAAAAAGGTGGACCATAGTGAGGATGTCGAGGAAAAAGTGGAAGAGAAGGCTGCGGTCCACGAAGAGAAAAGTATTTCCGCTGAAGAGGTCGTATCGGTTGAGGAAACAGCAGAACAGAAGGTCCGAGCCGGGAACAACGGTATAATTTCGGAGATATTCAGTGGTAAACAGAAGGATAAGGTCGATGAGACACCCGGGGAGACCGGGGCGAAAAAAGACGAATCATCGGAAGTTGATAAGAAAAACGATAACGTTGATATCAATATCAAGTTGAAGCGGCGCCTGTTGGAGCTCAAGACACTCCTCTCGATCAGCGCCGATTTCAACGCGATCCGTGACAAGAAGAATCTTCTCGACATTTTTCTGCTTACTTCGATCGCCCAGGGGGGAGTGGAGTCGGCTGTATTCTTTGAGAAGGTCGAAAGTTCCTATGTCCCCATGTTGATGAAGGGTGTCAACGAAAACCAGCTACAACCATTTTCAATGCCTCCAGACATGGAGAGAAAGATCGCAGGCATCCATGATGTGATTGGTCTGGATACCGGGTCATTCGACGAAGTAACGATCGATATGTTAAAAGATGCGAGTATAGAATACTTCTGTCCCTTCAGGATCAACGAGGGAATAGCCGGACTGATCTTCCTGGGAAGAAGGATCTCGGGCAGAGGGATGAAAAAAGAGGACTTCGAGTTCATGAAGATCCTTATAAACGTCGCGACAGGCGCATACCAGAACGCATTGATGCTCGAACGCGAACACGAACGGACCCTTGGAATCGTGAAGACTCTTATCTCGCTGATCGAGGAAAACACGATGCTTACAGGGACATCGGAGTTTGTTTCGAGGTATGTAGGCATGGTAGCGAAGAATATGGATTATCCAGAAGAACACTTTAAGGATCTTGTGTATGGTACCGTGCTAAGAGATATGGGGATGATCAAGGTCAGTGATCTGATCGTGAGAAGCCCGAGAGAACTCACGAGAGAAGAATGGAATATCATCAACAAACATCCTGAAGACGGTGCGGAGATGCTGAGGCGCATGAAATTCGAGGATCACGTAGTAAATATCGTTCTGAGCCACCACGAAAGGTTTAACGGAGAAGGATATCCACGCGGACTCAGAGGCAAGGAGATACCTTTAGGTTCGAGAATCATTTCTGTCGTGGAAAGCTATTCAGCAATGATCAACGAAAGGCCGAACCGGCCCGCGTTGTCTTCGAAGGAAGCCCTGGACACGCTCAGGGAAAACTATGGACTCAGGTATGATCGGGAAGTCGTGAGACAGTTTGCCAGGATTATAGAAAAAGAGATGGCCAGATCCGTAAGGCCCGGAGTAACGGTTTCCTGA
- a CDS encoding helix-turn-helix domain-containing protein, whose translation MEKQQQRDYGNIIIGGHDDANEVMTSVEAADYLKMHVKTVCRLAKEKKIPAKKVGSEWRFLRSVLDRWLSQEEVFTGAE comes from the coding sequence ATGGAGAAACAGCAACAGCGCGATTACGGTAACATCATCATCGGTGGGCATGACGACGCCAACGAAGTAATGACTTCTGTAGAAGCCGCGGATTATCTGAAAATGCATGTAAAGACGGTCTGCCGTCTAGCCAAAGAAAAGAAGATCCCGGCCAAAAAAGTCGGTAGTGAATGGAGGTTCCTGAGGAGTGTCCTCGACAGATGGCTATCTCAGGAAGAAGTATTCACTGGCGCGGAATAA